From the genome of Amycolatopsis sp. NBC_01488, one region includes:
- a CDS encoding macrolide family glycosyltransferase — MSRHIAVFSFPAYAHVAPVLPIVAELVRRGHRVTFAVVDEFAAKVAATGAEVLPYTSTFPWATGLGDTASEGYALRAMLAFMGEGLAPLDVAMRRFADDPPDLVVHDLAASETARLIARKWSVPTVQSCPEFASNEHFRLNEAQAESDSAEPPDLTDPELAAFVAHAHRLLAAHGLSDVDTSAGDPGYHLVYLPKAFQIRGETFGDRFAFVGPCFDRTVPPGEWTPPADGLPVVLISLGTSRSREQVGFFRKCVRAFTGQPWHVVLTLGRWVDPAELGPLPENIEAHPFVAHAALLPHTRVFVTHGGLGSTMEALHYGVPMVMTPSQSDQVVTAARVADLGLGHVVSRTEVTEEELLDAVTRTASDPVVTQRVRWMSEQVALAGGETRAADAVESWLRAKVEAK, encoded by the coding sequence GTGAGCAGGCACATCGCGGTCTTCAGCTTCCCCGCGTACGCGCACGTCGCGCCGGTCCTCCCGATCGTCGCCGAGCTGGTGCGCCGCGGCCACCGGGTCACCTTCGCCGTGGTCGACGAGTTCGCCGCGAAGGTGGCGGCGACCGGCGCCGAAGTACTGCCGTACACCTCGACCTTCCCGTGGGCGACCGGACTGGGCGACACCGCCTCGGAGGGGTACGCGTTGCGGGCCATGCTGGCGTTCATGGGCGAAGGTCTTGCGCCGCTGGACGTCGCCATGCGGCGGTTCGCCGACGATCCGCCGGACCTGGTCGTGCACGACCTGGCGGCGTCCGAGACGGCGCGGCTGATCGCGCGGAAGTGGTCGGTGCCCACGGTGCAGTCGTGCCCGGAGTTCGCCTCCAACGAGCACTTCCGCCTGAACGAGGCGCAGGCCGAGTCGGACTCCGCCGAGCCGCCGGACCTCACCGACCCCGAGCTGGCCGCGTTCGTGGCGCACGCCCACCGGCTGCTGGCCGCGCACGGTCTGTCCGATGTGGACACCAGCGCCGGCGATCCCGGCTACCACCTCGTCTACCTGCCGAAGGCGTTCCAGATCCGCGGCGAGACCTTCGGCGACCGCTTCGCGTTCGTCGGGCCGTGCTTCGACCGGACGGTGCCGCCGGGGGAGTGGACGCCGCCCGCGGACGGGCTGCCGGTCGTGCTGATTTCGCTGGGCACTTCGCGCAGCCGCGAGCAGGTGGGCTTCTTCCGCAAGTGCGTGCGCGCGTTCACCGGGCAGCCGTGGCACGTCGTGCTGACGCTCGGGCGGTGGGTCGACCCGGCCGAGCTGGGACCGCTGCCGGAGAACATCGAGGCGCACCCGTTCGTCGCGCACGCGGCGCTGCTGCCGCACACCCGGGTGTTCGTCACCCACGGCGGGCTCGGCAGCACCATGGAAGCCCTGCACTACGGGGTGCCGATGGTGATGACGCCGTCCCAGAGCGACCAGGTGGTGACCGCGGCCCGGGTCGCCGACCTCGGGCTGGGCCACGTCGTCTCGCGGACCGAGGTCACCGAGGAAGAGCTGCTCGACGCCGTCACGCGGACCGCGTCCGATCCGGTGGTGACCCAGCGGGTGCGGTGGATGAGCGAGCAGGTCGCGCTGGCCGGCGGGGAGACCCGCGCGGCCGACGCCGTCGAGTCGTGGCTGCGAGCGAAAGTGGAGGCGAAGTGA